GCATCAGCAGCAGCTTTAGCGTCCGTGGCTGCTTTGGCATCGGCGGCAGCTTTAGCATCCGCTGCTTTTTTCGCATCATCTGCCGCTTTTTGCTTAGCTTCAGTAGCAGCCTTTTGTTTAGCATCTTCTGCCGCTTTCTGTTTGGCTAACGTCTCTGCTTGCTTTTTAGCCTCATCAGCCGCTTTTTTAGCATCGGCTTCCGCCTTCTTTCTTGCCTCAGCTGCGGCTGCCGTAGCTTGTTGTTGCGCTTCCGCTTCAGCCTTAGCTTGAGCAGCCTGAACCTCAGCTTGCTTTTGCACTTCTTGAGCTTTCTTCGCCGCCAGCTCTGCCTGTTGCTGTTGTTCCGCCTGTTTTTTAGTTGCCTGCTGAGAGGCAAGACGATCTTTTTCCAACTGCTTCAAACGTTGTTGTTCTGCCGCCTGTTGTTGACGTTGCTCTTCCGCCTGACGGTCAACTTCCTGCTGTCTGAGTTTCTCTGCCCGCTTGGCATCTGATTTTTGCTGCTGCTGGCGCTCATACTGTTGTGCCATAGCATTAGGATCGACCATCACTGCATCAATTACTGAACCACCGCCGCCCCCACCGGTCAGGACATCTTTTTGCATAAACGCGCCGATCGCCAATAAGCCAATCACCAGAATATGCAAAATTATCGAAACCATTACGGAACGGTTTAGTTTATCTTCGTGTTCTGTCGCCTTTACCACGCGTTGCTTCCAAAAAACAAATGAACTAACAAGACCGCTGGCTTAACTAAGCCAGACTCAACCATTATATCGGTTGAGTCATCAACCCAACAGAGGTTACCCCTGCACGATGAAGCATATTTAACGCTTTAATGAC
Above is a window of Limnobaculum parvum DNA encoding:
- the tolA gene encoding cell envelope integrity protein TolA, translated to MVKATEHEDKLNRSVMVSIILHILVIGLLAIGAFMQKDVLTGGGGGGSVIDAVMVDPNAMAQQYERQQQQKSDAKRAEKLRQQEVDRQAEEQRQQQAAEQQRLKQLEKDRLASQQATKKQAEQQQQAELAAKKAQEVQKQAEVQAAQAKAEAEAQQQATAAAAEARKKAEADAKKAADEAKKQAETLAKQKAAEDAKQKAATEAKQKAADDAKKAADAKAAADAKAATDAKAAADAKAAAGAKAAADAKKAAADAKKAAAEVDDILGGLASDKNAPSANGASGGGAKAGATGPEVNAYMSQIQSAIMRNFYDAQLYKGKTCTLRIKLAPDGTLFSVQAEGGDPALCQVALVAARQAKIPKPPSTAVYEKFKNAPIDFKPQ